One genomic window of Dunckerocampus dactyliophorus isolate RoL2022-P2 chromosome 7, RoL_Ddac_1.1, whole genome shotgun sequence includes the following:
- the yrdc gene encoding yrdC domain-containing protein, mitochondrial yields MKYFCSLAVKFTKYRAAHSSSTAVCRAGPETMCKQLKTKVLHLSPATGDEPSFVTQKARTDLASILSCTTKALQDGHVVAVPTDTIYGLACLAQNSSAVQRIYDIKGRNEQKPLAICVGDIQDIYKYCKVKVKEELLGDLLPGPVTLVFERSEILNKELNPFTQLVGVRIPDCTFIQRLCQMCGEPLALTSANISAQTSTVAVNEFQDLWPKLAVVVDGGPIGDPSRLGSTVVDLSVHDKYRIIRPG; encoded by the exons ATGAAGTATTTTTGTAGCCTTGCTGTTAAATTTACTAAATATCGAGCAGCACACTCTTCTTCAACAGCAGTTTGTCGAGCCGGACCTGAAACAATGTGCAAACAGCTGAAGACCAAAGTGCTGCATTTGTCACCGGCAACCGGCGACGAGCCTTCGTTTGTTACACAGAAAGCGCGGACAG ATCTTGCCAGCATCCTGAGCTGCACGACGAAAGCGCTGCAGGACGGCCATGTTGTTGCCGTGCCCACCGACACCATCTACGGCCTGGCGTGTCTGGCCCAGAACTCCAGCGCTGTGCAGAGGATCTATGACATCAAAGGCCGGAATGAGCAGAAGCCTCTTGCCATATGTGTGGGAGATATCCAGGATATatacaa GTACTGTAAGGTGAAAGTGAAGGAGGAGCTGCTTGGTGACCTCCTGCCAGGTCCTGTCACCCTAGTGTTTGAAAGATCTGAAATACTGAACAAAGAGCTCAACCCTTTCACCCAA CTTGTTGGGGTCCGTATTCCAGACTGTACCTTCATACAACGCCTTTGCCAGATGTGCGGGGAGCCTCTGGCTCTCACCAGTGCCAACATCAGCGCACAAACAAGCACTGTGGCCGTCAAT GAGTTCCAGGATCTTTGGCCCAAACTAGCAGTAGTAGTGGATGGAGGACCAATAGGAGACCCGAGTCGCCTCGGGTCGACTGTGGTGGACCTATCAGTACACGACAAATACCGCATCATCAGACCCGGCTG A
- the maneal gene encoding glycoprotein endo-alpha-1,2-mannosidase-like protein, producing the protein MGRLRRRACVALFLFALFIFGTMMGLRTLKTGDGLSDLVPNLEFAGKLDRRSVSSSSSSSSPGHHNTKSALPNSGPEGSIFDDVHMFYYVWYGTPQVDGKFVHWDHVLVPHWDPKIASSYPRGRHMPPEDIGSSFYPELGPYSSRDPNVLESHMEQIAASAAGVLVLSWYPPGLADDNGEPTEDFVPAILDAAYRHNLKVAFHIQPYRGRNDQSVHDHIKYIIDRYGDHAAFYKFTSSTGKSLPLFYIYDSYLTPAESWSELLSPTGSHSVRGSAYDSLFIALIVEERHKQDILAGGFDGMYTYFASNGFSFGSSHQNWKAIKSFCDDNNLLFIPSVGPGYVDTSIRPWNSHSTRNRVNGRYYETALQAALNVRPEMVTITSFNEWHEGTQIERAVPKKTATRVYLDYQPHGPEHYLELTRRWAEHFNKEKEQWLM; encoded by the exons ATGGGAAGACTGCGGAGGAGAGCATGCGTGGCGCTCTTTCTCTTCGCTCTCTTTATCTTCGGAACCATGATGGGACTCAGGACCCTCAAGACGGGAGACGGTTTATCAGATCTGGTTCCGAATCTGGAGTTCGCCGGCAAGCTGGACCGGCGCTCAGtgtcctcctcgtcatcctcctcctcaccgGGTCATCACAACACTAAATCGGCTTTGCCGAACTCCGGTCCGGAGGGATCCATATTCGACGACGTGCACATGTTTTACTATGTGTGGTACGGAACCCCGCAAGTAGACGGCAAGTTTGTGCACTGGGACCACGTCCTGGTTCCGCACTGGGACCCGAAGATCGCATCCAGTTACCCGAGGGGGAGACACATGCCTCCTGAGGACATCGGCTCCAGTTTCTACCCAGAACTTGGACCGTACAGTTCTAGGGACCCGAATGTGCTGGAGTCCCACATGGAGCAGATCGCTGCTTCTGCTGCAG GGGTTCTGGTCCTATCCTGGTACCCTCCAGGCCTGGCTGATGACAATGGGGAACCCACTGAGGATTTTGTACCGGCCATACTGGACGCCGCTTATAGGCACAACCTCAAG GTTGCCTTTCACATCCAACCATACCGAGGACGAAACGACCAGAGCGTGCACGACCACATCAAGTACATCATCGACAG GTATGGCGACCATGCAGCCTTCTACAAGTTTACCTCCAGCACAGGGAAGAGTCTTCCTCTATTCTACATCTACGACTCGTACCTGACCCCTGCGGAGTCTTGGTCTGAACTTTTGTCGCCCACGGGCTCCCACAGCGTGCGAGGCTCCGCCTACGACTCGCTCTTCATCGCCCTGATCGTGGAAGAGCGCCACAAGCAGGACATCCTGGCTGGCGGCTTCGACGGCATGTACACATACTTCGCCTCCAATGGCTTCTCCTTCGGCTCTTCCCACCAAAACTGGAAGGCCATCAAAAGCTTCTGCGATGACAACAATCTCCTCTTCATCCCCAGCGTGGGACCGGGTTACGTAGACACCAGCATTCGCCCGTGGAACAGCCACAGCACCCGCAACCGGGTCAACGGGCGCTACTACGAGACGGCCCTGCAGGCGGCGCTCAACGTGCGGCCCGAGATGGTCACCATCACGTCCTTTAACGAGTGGCACGAGGGGACACAGATAGAGAGGGCGGTGCCCAAGAAAACCGCCACCAGGGTCTACTTGGACTATCAGCCACACGGACCTGAACACTACCTGGAGCTGACACGGCGCTGGGCCGAGCACTTCAACAAGgagaaggagcagtggctcatGTGA
- the lin28aa gene encoding protein lin-28 homolog A — MRVETCVDLRRRQPRGAWLLNIRDEDMGSVSNQDFPGVCKADEDSGPSITEEEDSSQSFRGLGVCKWFNVRMGFGFLSMTSREGVQLDEPVDVFVHQSKLHMDGFRSLKEGEAVEFTFKKSSKGLESQRVTGPGGIHCVGSERRPKGKKVQKRRSKGDRCYNCGGLDHHAKECKLPPQPKKCHFCQSIDHMVANCPIKAQQSSPGSQGKPSSLKGDEEEHGRSSAPPLPPPQEPSD; from the exons ATGAGAGTGGAAACCTGCGTGGATTTGAGGAGACGCCAGCCGAGGGGAGCGTGGTTGCTTAATATTCGAGACGAGGACATGGGCTCCGTTTCCAACCAGGACTTCCCAG gggTGTGCAAGGCCGACGAGGACTCTGGCCCCAGCAtcacggaggaggaggactcCTCGCAGTCCTTCCGCGGCCTCGGCGTGTGTAAATGGTTCAACGTGCGGATGGGTTTCGGCTTCCTGTCCATGACCAGCCGGGAGGGCGTGCAGCTCGATGAACCGGTGGACGTCTTCGTGCACCAG AGCAAGTTGCACATGGATGGCTTCCGCAGCCTGAAAGAAGGGGAAGCCGTGGAGTTTACCTTCAAGAAATCCTCAAAGGGTCTGGAATCGCAGCGGGTCACGGGACCCGGCGGCATCCACTGTGTGGGCAGCGAACGCCGACCCAAAGGCAAGAAAGTCCAGAAGCGACGCTCAAAAGGAGATCG GTGCTACAACTGCGGCGGGCTGGACCACCACGCTAAGGAGTGCAAGTTGCCGCCTCAGCCCAAAAAGTGCCACTTCTGCCAGAGTATCGATCACATGGTGGCCAACTGTCCAATCAAAGCACAGCAATCCTCGCCGGGTTCTCAGGGAAAGCCTTCGTCCTTGAAGGGGGACGAGGAGGAGCACGGACGCTCTTCTGCACCTCCACTGCCGCCTCCTCAGGAGCCCTCTGATTAG